The following are encoded together in the Tistrella bauzanensis genome:
- the rpoH gene encoding RNA polymerase sigma factor RpoH, translating into MSGGSNLSTYLNEIQKYPILAADEEFMLACRWRDHADAEAARRLITSHLRLVAKIALGYRGYGLPLEDVIAEGNVGLMQAVKRFDPDRGFRLSTYAMWWVRASIQEFILRSWSLVKMGTTAAQKKLFFNLRRLKNQMNAIEAGDLPPEVVKKIATELDVGEHEVVEMNRRFAGPDQSLNAPVSAEGDAEWQDWLTDSRPSQETTVAENEEQTKRMSLMQSALEDLNERERHIFTERCLKEPAATLEDLAQVYGISRERVRQIEVRAFEKVQKKTLDLAIADGVVNEQQILAARASGGHRQLRGSNQPN; encoded by the coding sequence ATGTCGGGCGGCAGCAATCTGTCGACCTATCTGAACGAGATTCAGAAGTACCCGATCCTTGCGGCGGACGAGGAGTTCATGCTGGCCTGTCGCTGGCGTGACCATGCCGACGCTGAAGCCGCGCGCCGCCTGATCACCAGCCATCTGCGGCTGGTGGCGAAGATCGCGCTGGGCTATCGGGGCTATGGTCTGCCGCTGGAGGATGTGATCGCCGAAGGCAATGTCGGCCTGATGCAGGCCGTGAAGCGCTTCGACCCCGATCGCGGCTTCCGCCTGTCCACCTATGCGATGTGGTGGGTGCGGGCCTCGATCCAGGAATTCATCCTGCGGTCATGGTCGCTGGTCAAAATGGGCACGACGGCTGCCCAGAAGAAACTGTTCTTCAACCTGCGCCGGCTGAAGAACCAGATGAACGCCATCGAAGCCGGCGATCTGCCACCCGAGGTGGTGAAGAAGATCGCCACCGAGCTGGATGTGGGCGAGCACGAGGTGGTGGAGATGAACCGCCGCTTCGCCGGCCCCGATCAGTCGCTGAACGCGCCGGTCTCGGCCGAAGGTGATGCCGAGTGGCAGGACTGGCTGACCGACAGCCGCCCCAGCCAGGAAACCACGGTTGCCGAGAATGAGGAACAGACCAAGCGCATGTCGCTGATGCAGTCGGCGCTTGAGGATCTGAACGAGCGCGAGCGCCACATCTTCACCGAGCGGTGCCTGAAGGAGCCGGCGGCGACGCTGGAGGATCTGGCCCAGGTTTACGGCATCAGCCGCGAGCGGGTGCGCCAGATCGAGGTGCGCGCCTTCGAGAAGGTGCAGAAGAAGACGCTGGATCTGGCGATCGCCGATGGTGTGGTGAACGAGCAGCAGATCCTGGCGGCGCGCGCCTCGGGCGGCCATCGCCAGTTGCGCGGCAG